A genomic region of Methylobacterium durans contains the following coding sequences:
- a CDS encoding tetratricopeptide repeat protein, protein MIRSRSLLSRPYALVWLAVLLALGLAAVRVGWANLLLTPDQRGHALMAHDAPGEAAAAFRDPLWHGVALFRAGDFKGAAQAFGGIETADGAYDQGNALVMLGRYDEAAARYDRALVLRPGWADAEANRAIARIRAERVRQEGGETGDTESSPDAIVFDKARKGGTDTVVQGEARPMSDEAVRALWLRRVQTRPADFLKVKFAYQLQAASAAATGPRPKTKP, encoded by the coding sequence ATGATCCGCTCCCGCAGCCTCCTCTCCCGTCCCTACGCCCTCGTCTGGCTGGCCGTCCTCCTGGCCCTCGGCCTTGCCGCCGTCCGGGTCGGCTGGGCCAACCTGCTTCTCACGCCCGACCAGCGCGGCCACGCCCTGATGGCGCACGACGCGCCGGGCGAGGCGGCAGCCGCCTTCCGCGATCCGCTCTGGCACGGCGTGGCCCTGTTCCGGGCAGGCGACTTCAAGGGCGCCGCGCAGGCCTTCGGCGGGATCGAAACGGCGGACGGGGCCTACGACCAGGGCAATGCCCTCGTCATGCTGGGCCGGTACGACGAGGCGGCGGCGCGCTACGATCGCGCGCTGGTGCTGCGCCCCGGCTGGGCCGACGCCGAGGCGAACCGCGCCATCGCCCGCATCCGGGCCGAGCGGGTCCGCCAGGAGGGCGGCGAGACCGGCGACACGGAGAGCAGTCCCGACGCGATCGTCTTCGACAAGGCCAGGAAGGGCGGGACCGACACCGTCGTCCAGGGCGAGGCGAGGCCGATGTCCGACGAGGCCGTCCGCGCCCTGTGGCTGAGGCGCGTCCAGACGCGGCCGGCCGATTTCCTCAAGGTGAAGTTCGCCTACCAGCTTCAGGCGGCCTCCGCGGCCGCCACGGGCCCGCGTCCGAAGACGAAGCCGTGA
- a CDS encoding BatD family protein — MRWSILAALCVLAGRAAADEVVVRTSLDPPGGSVVGQPVRLHVDVLFPDAMPRPPRVRLGDTPGAQTLRFETQAVTLREAIGGRSYVGQQFEFVVFPRRGGTIEIPAAEITLIDAAGTSVGAARGDPQRIAVTVPPGIDASGPVIAATAVTVSQSWEPGPDGAHLKPGGALVRSVRRQAAEVPAMGMPDLAFSAPDGVRLYRDAPRAADRINRGAVTGERIDRVTYVFEKPGAYDLPPIVQPWWDLGGRQARAETLPGIRASVTAPPSEAPRRQGRSAAWAWVAGSAAAGVLLLGILSGRLRGRWPARWRRWRTDRSASEAARPVGTLPGGPDR; from the coding sequence GTGAGGTGGTCGATCCTCGCCGCCCTGTGCGTTCTGGCCGGTCGGGCGGCTGCCGACGAGGTCGTGGTCCGGACCTCCCTCGACCCGCCCGGCGGCAGCGTCGTCGGGCAGCCCGTCCGCCTGCATGTGGACGTGCTCTTCCCCGACGCCATGCCGCGGCCGCCACGCGTCAGGCTCGGCGACACGCCCGGCGCACAGACCCTCCGCTTCGAGACGCAGGCCGTCACCCTGCGCGAGGCGATCGGCGGGCGCTCCTATGTCGGGCAGCAATTCGAGTTCGTCGTCTTCCCCCGGCGCGGCGGCACCATCGAAATCCCGGCCGCCGAGATTACGCTCATCGACGCGGCCGGCACTTCCGTCGGGGCAGCGAGGGGCGATCCGCAACGCATCGCCGTCACGGTCCCGCCGGGCATCGATGCGTCCGGCCCGGTCATTGCCGCCACCGCGGTGACGGTGTCGCAGAGCTGGGAGCCGGGTCCGGACGGGGCGCATCTCAAGCCCGGCGGCGCTCTGGTCCGCAGCGTGCGGCGCCAGGCCGCCGAGGTGCCCGCCATGGGCATGCCGGATCTCGCCTTCTCGGCGCCGGACGGTGTCCGCCTCTACCGCGACGCGCCCCGCGCCGCGGACCGGATCAACCGCGGCGCCGTCACCGGCGAGCGCATCGACCGGGTGACCTACGTCTTCGAGAAGCCGGGCGCCTACGACCTCCCGCCCATCGTGCAACCCTGGTGGGACCTCGGCGGACGGCAGGCCCGCGCCGAGACGCTCCCGGGCATCCGGGCTTCCGTGACGGCCCCTCCCTCCGAGGCTCCGCGCCGACAGGGCCGGTCCGCGGCTTGGGCCTGGGTTGCGGGATCGGCCGCCGCGGGCGTTCTCCTGCTCGGCATCCTGTCCGGGCGCCTTCGAGGCCGGTGGCCCGCGCGCTGGCGTCGCTGGCGGACGGACCGTTCCGCGTCCGAGGCGGCCCGCCCGGTCGGAACTCTGCCGGGTGGCCCGGACCGGTGA